In one Shinella sp. PSBB067 genomic region, the following are encoded:
- a CDS encoding 5-oxoprolinase/urea amidolyase family protein, giving the protein MRFLPVSLTTILVELADLDETLALFASLQADPVGGIEEMVPAARTLMIRFRPEKVTSAELAARIATRDLSAKIAPSEHLVEIPVRYDGEDLADVAELTGLTVEEVVRRHTESEFTVAFCGFAPGFGYLVGGDPALHVPRRKSPRTRIPAGSVALAGAFSGVYPQASPGGWQIIGTTPVRMWDIDRDPGALFQPGYRVRFFDMEQPGRTVSIPQATPRKERDVAPQAPQFKVLAAPMPAVFQDLGRFGQTGQGVSASGALDRAAFNAANRIVGNPANTPVLELTLGGFSLACNARAVIGLAGAASAVTVRDAVGRSRDLATYEPVSLEPGDVVTIGQPKKGMRAYLAVRGGFDVAPVLGSAATDTLAVVGPEPVTAGTVLALRGGEGLASVSLDEAPAFDLPSVGDVVTLDVVLGPRTDWFTEKGIETLTSQHWQVTPQSSRVGIRLAGEVPLERRDSAELPSEGTVTGAIQVPHSGQPVFFLADHPLTGGYPVIGAVAEYHLDLAGQIPINAKIRFRPIGPFAEIAATR; this is encoded by the coding sequence ATGCGCTTCCTACCCGTCAGCCTGACCACCATCCTCGTCGAGCTTGCCGACCTCGACGAGACGCTTGCGCTCTTCGCCTCGCTGCAGGCCGATCCCGTCGGCGGCATCGAGGAGATGGTGCCGGCGGCGCGCACGCTGATGATCCGTTTCCGCCCGGAAAAGGTGACGTCCGCCGAGCTTGCCGCGCGGATCGCCACCCGCGACCTCTCGGCGAAGATTGCGCCCTCCGAGCATCTGGTGGAGATTCCCGTGCGCTATGACGGCGAGGACCTCGCCGACGTTGCGGAACTGACGGGCCTCACAGTGGAAGAAGTCGTCCGCCGCCACACGGAGAGCGAATTCACCGTCGCCTTCTGCGGCTTCGCGCCGGGCTTCGGCTATCTCGTCGGCGGCGATCCGGCGCTGCATGTGCCGCGCCGCAAGAGCCCGCGCACCCGTATCCCGGCCGGCTCCGTGGCGCTTGCCGGCGCCTTCAGCGGCGTCTACCCGCAGGCAAGCCCCGGCGGCTGGCAGATCATCGGCACGACGCCGGTCAGGATGTGGGACATCGACCGCGATCCCGGCGCGCTGTTCCAGCCGGGCTACCGCGTCCGCTTCTTCGACATGGAGCAGCCGGGCAGGACCGTCAGCATCCCGCAAGCCACGCCCCGCAAGGAACGCGACGTCGCGCCGCAGGCGCCGCAGTTCAAGGTGCTCGCCGCCCCCATGCCGGCCGTCTTCCAGGACCTCGGCCGCTTCGGCCAGACGGGGCAGGGCGTTTCCGCCTCCGGCGCGCTCGACCGCGCCGCCTTCAATGCCGCCAACCGCATCGTCGGCAACCCGGCCAACACGCCGGTCCTCGAACTCACCCTCGGCGGCTTCTCCTTAGCGTGCAATGCCCGCGCCGTGATCGGCCTTGCCGGCGCCGCCTCGGCGGTGACGGTCCGCGATGCCGTCGGCCGCAGCCGCGATCTTGCGACCTATGAGCCGGTCTCGCTGGAGCCCGGCGACGTCGTGACCATCGGCCAGCCGAAGAAGGGCATGCGCGCCTATCTCGCCGTGCGCGGCGGCTTCGACGTCGCGCCGGTTCTCGGCAGCGCGGCGACCGACACGCTCGCCGTCGTCGGCCCCGAGCCGGTGACGGCCGGGACCGTGCTCGCGCTCAGGGGCGGGGAGGGGCTTGCGAGCGTTTCCCTCGACGAGGCCCCGGCCTTCGACCTGCCGTCGGTGGGCGATGTCGTGACGCTCGATGTGGTGCTCGGGCCCCGCACGGACTGGTTCACGGAGAAGGGCATCGAGACGCTGACGAGCCAGCACTGGCAGGTCACGCCGCAATCGAGCCGCGTCGGCATCCGCCTTGCCGGCGAGGTGCCGCTGGAGCGCAGGGACAGCGCGGAATTGCCGAGCGAAGGCACGGTGACCGGCGCGATCCAGGTGCCGCACAGCGGCCAGCCGGTGTTCTTCCTCGCCGACCATCCGCTGACCGGCGGCTACCCCGTCATCGGCGCGGTCGCCGAATATCATCTGGACCTTGCCGGCCAGATTCCCATCAACGCCAAGATCCGTTTCCGCCCGATCGGCCCCTTCGCCGAAATCGCCGCGACCCGATAG
- a CDS encoding biotin carboxylase N-terminal domain-containing protein, translated as MKKVLIANRGEIAVRILRACRDHGLQSVAVYADPDADALFVRLADEAYGLDGVRPAETYLDIDKLIAIAKRSGVDAVHPGYGFLSERAEFAKAVQDAGLIWIGPDPHVIEALGDKVEARRIATSVGAPLVAGSDGPVSSAAEVIAFAEKHGLPVAIKAAHGGGGRGIKVAWKMEEVADLYESAVREATAAFGRGECFLERFLDRPRHIEAQVIADRHGNVLVLGTRDCSAQRRNQKLIEEAPAPFLTPEQRERIHAAARAICAAAGYSGAGTVEFLLGADGTISFLEVNTRLQVEHPVTEETTGIDLVIEQFRIAEGKPLVVTETPEPRGHSIEFRINAEDPGRGFLPTPGAITAFDPPSGPGVRLDSGVVTGSTIPGVFDSLMAKLIVTGATREEALRRARRALREFRIEGVATVLPFHRAAIDTEDFIGTDGFKVHTRWIETDFAAMPEAAMRPEPVADPSLVRTHLEIDGKRVSLALPSLLLAGLGAAGKGAAATGAAGGKPAEDGIAAPVSGTLQAFKVADGAMVAEGDLVAVMEAMKMETQVLAPKAGRLRLRARDGDYLQAGDVLAAFEG; from the coding sequence ATGAAGAAAGTGCTGATCGCCAATCGTGGCGAGATCGCCGTGCGCATCCTGCGCGCCTGCCGCGACCACGGCCTCCAGTCGGTCGCCGTCTATGCTGATCCGGATGCCGACGCGCTCTTCGTGCGCCTTGCCGACGAGGCCTACGGCCTCGATGGCGTGCGCCCGGCCGAGACCTATCTCGATATCGACAAGCTGATCGCCATCGCGAAACGTTCCGGCGTGGATGCCGTGCATCCCGGCTACGGCTTCCTCTCCGAGCGGGCGGAATTCGCGAAAGCCGTGCAGGATGCCGGCCTCATCTGGATCGGCCCCGATCCGCATGTCATCGAGGCGCTGGGCGACAAGGTCGAGGCGCGGCGCATCGCCACCAGCGTCGGCGCGCCGCTCGTCGCCGGCAGCGACGGCCCCGTCTCGTCGGCGGCCGAGGTCATCGCCTTTGCCGAAAAGCACGGCCTGCCGGTCGCCATCAAGGCGGCGCATGGCGGCGGCGGGCGCGGCATCAAGGTGGCCTGGAAGATGGAAGAGGTCGCCGACCTCTACGAATCCGCCGTGCGCGAGGCGACCGCCGCCTTCGGCCGCGGCGAATGCTTCCTCGAACGCTTCCTCGACCGGCCGCGCCATATCGAGGCGCAGGTGATCGCCGACAGGCACGGCAACGTGCTGGTGCTCGGCACCCGTGACTGCTCGGCGCAGCGCCGCAACCAGAAGCTCATCGAGGAGGCGCCCGCGCCCTTCCTGACACCGGAGCAGCGCGAGCGCATCCATGCCGCCGCCAGGGCGATCTGCGCCGCCGCCGGCTATTCCGGCGCCGGCACGGTGGAGTTCCTGCTCGGCGCCGACGGCACCATCTCCTTCCTGGAAGTGAACACGCGCCTCCAGGTCGAGCACCCGGTCACCGAGGAGACGACGGGCATCGACCTCGTCATCGAGCAGTTCCGCATCGCCGAAGGCAAGCCGCTCGTCGTCACCGAGACGCCGGAGCCGCGCGGCCATTCCATCGAGTTCCGCATCAATGCCGAGGATCCCGGCCGCGGTTTCCTGCCGACGCCGGGCGCGATCACCGCCTTCGATCCGCCGTCCGGTCCGGGCGTCCGCCTCGACAGCGGCGTCGTCACCGGCTCGACGATCCCGGGCGTCTTCGATTCGCTGATGGCCAAGCTCATCGTGACAGGTGCGACGCGCGAGGAAGCGCTGCGCCGCGCCCGCCGGGCGCTCCGTGAATTCCGCATCGAGGGCGTCGCGACCGTGCTGCCCTTCCACCGCGCGGCCATCGACACCGAGGACTTCATCGGGACGGACGGCTTCAAGGTCCATACCCGCTGGATCGAGACCGACTTCGCCGCCATGCCGGAGGCCGCGATGCGGCCGGAGCCCGTCGCCGATCCGTCGCTCGTGCGCACCCATCTCGAAATCGACGGCAAGCGCGTCTCGCTGGCGCTGCCGAGCCTGCTTCTGGCCGGCCTCGGCGCGGCGGGGAAGGGCGCTGCCGCCACCGGCGCGGCTGGCGGCAAGCCGGCGGAAGATGGCATCGCCGCCCCGGTCTCCGGCACGTTGCAGGCCTTCAAGGTCGCCGATGGCGCGATGGTCGCCGAAGGCGATCTGGTCGCGGTGATGGAGGCGATGAAGATGGAGACGCAGGTCCTTGCCCCCAAGGCCGGCCGCCTGCGCCTGCGCGCCAGGGACGGCGACTATCTCCAGGCCGGCGACGTGCTGGCGGCCTTCGAGGGCTGA
- the aguA gene encoding agmatine deiminase — translation MVRTLASTPKADGFRAPGEFEPKAGCWLIWPERPDTWRLGAKPAQKLFARVAAAIAESEPVTIAVSARQWLNARAMLPESVRLIEMTTDDSWLRDSGPNFVVNDHGEVRGVDWTFNAYGGNDGGLYSPWNLDDLAARKVLETEGMARYRSPLIAEGGGLQCDGEGTLITTEQCLLNRNRNGHLGKAAVEQQLCDYLGLEHVIWLPRGFCFDETDGHIDDVCCFVRPGVVALSWTEDRDDPQYEIVREVEEALRSARDARGRSLELHRIHHPRPIEMTAEEAAGVDQVDSTWARPAGNRIAATYINYYPGNSVVVVPQFDDEKLDRAAKAKLAELFPDHRIVGIDNSREILLGGGNVACITLPVYAGQTKA, via the coding sequence ATGGTACGCACGCTTGCAAGCACGCCGAAGGCCGACGGCTTTCGCGCGCCGGGGGAATTCGAGCCGAAGGCCGGCTGCTGGTTGATCTGGCCGGAGCGGCCGGACACCTGGCGGCTCGGCGCAAAGCCCGCCCAGAAGCTCTTCGCCAGGGTGGCAGCGGCGATCGCAGAGAGCGAGCCGGTCACCATCGCCGTCTCCGCCCGCCAGTGGCTCAACGCCCGCGCCATGCTGCCGGAAAGCGTGCGGCTCATCGAAATGACGACGGACGATTCCTGGCTGCGCGACAGCGGCCCGAACTTCGTCGTCAACGACCATGGCGAGGTCCGCGGCGTCGACTGGACCTTCAACGCCTATGGCGGCAATGACGGCGGCCTCTATTCGCCCTGGAACCTCGACGATCTCGCCGCCCGCAAGGTGCTGGAGACCGAGGGCATGGCCCGCTACCGCTCGCCGCTGATCGCCGAGGGCGGCGGCCTGCAATGCGACGGCGAGGGCACGCTGATCACCACGGAACAGTGCCTCCTCAACCGCAACCGCAACGGCCATCTCGGCAAGGCGGCGGTGGAGCAGCAGCTCTGCGACTATCTTGGGCTGGAGCACGTCATCTGGCTGCCGCGCGGCTTCTGCTTCGACGAGACGGACGGCCATATCGACGACGTCTGCTGCTTCGTGCGGCCCGGCGTGGTGGCGCTGAGCTGGACCGAGGATCGCGACGATCCGCAATACGAAATCGTGCGCGAGGTGGAGGAGGCGCTGCGCTCGGCCCGCGATGCGCGCGGCCGTTCGCTCGAGCTGCACCGCATCCACCATCCCCGCCCCATCGAGATGACGGCGGAGGAGGCGGCGGGCGTCGATCAGGTCGACAGCACCTGGGCGCGCCCGGCCGGCAACCGCATCGCCGCCACCTATATCAACTACTATCCCGGCAATTCCGTCGTCGTCGTGCCGCAGTTCGACGACGAGAAGCTGGACCGTGCCGCGAAAGCCAAGCTCGCCGAGCTCTTCCCCGATCACCGCATCGTCGGCATCGACAATTCCCGTGAAATCCTGCTCGGCGGCGGCAATGTCGCCTGCATCACCCTGCCGGTCTATGCCGGCCAGACGAAAGCCTGA
- a CDS encoding polyamine ABC transporter substrate-binding protein, whose product MRRTLVSILALLAASGGAWAQEEKVVNVYNWSDYIAPDTAEKFEKETGIRVVYDVYDGNEVLETKMLTGGSGYDVVYPSAYPFLKNQVKAGAFQPLDKAKLSNIGRLDPQALSLIRGADPDNAYAVPYMAVTDGVGYNIEAVKQRIGDAPVDSLAMVFDPTVAEKFADCGVAMIDAPAEIIPMAMNYLGIDPHSTSPDDIAKVEDLLLKVRPHIRYFHSSRYINDLANGDICVVLGWSGDILQAKARAAESEKKLEIAYSIPKEGTLINFDTMAVPKDAPHPENALAWIDFNMRPDIAAANSSYVSYANPIPESLPLMDQAVAKDPGVFPPDDVKAKLFVVESSDAKLLRLQNRMWTRIVSGQ is encoded by the coding sequence ATGCGCAGAACGCTCGTCTCGATCCTCGCCCTTCTCGCCGCTTCGGGCGGCGCGTGGGCGCAGGAGGAAAAGGTCGTCAACGTCTACAACTGGTCGGACTATATCGCGCCCGACACGGCGGAGAAATTCGAGAAGGAGACCGGCATCCGCGTCGTCTACGACGTCTATGACGGCAACGAGGTGCTGGAAACCAAGATGCTGACGGGCGGCTCGGGCTACGACGTCGTCTATCCCTCCGCCTATCCCTTCCTCAAGAACCAGGTGAAGGCCGGCGCCTTCCAGCCGCTCGACAAGGCGAAGCTTTCCAATATCGGCAGGCTCGATCCGCAGGCGCTCTCGCTGATCAGGGGCGCGGACCCGGACAATGCCTATGCCGTGCCCTACATGGCCGTCACCGACGGCGTCGGCTATAATATCGAGGCGGTCAAGCAGCGCATTGGCGACGCGCCCGTCGATTCGCTTGCCATGGTCTTCGATCCCACCGTCGCGGAGAAATTCGCCGATTGCGGCGTGGCGATGATCGACGCGCCGGCCGAGATCATCCCCATGGCGATGAACTATCTCGGCATCGACCCGCATTCGACCAGCCCGGACGACATCGCCAAGGTCGAGGACCTGCTGCTGAAGGTGCGCCCGCACATCCGCTATTTCCATTCCTCGCGCTATATCAACGATCTCGCCAATGGCGACATCTGCGTCGTGCTCGGCTGGTCGGGCGATATCCTGCAGGCCAAGGCCCGGGCGGCCGAAAGCGAGAAGAAGCTGGAGATCGCCTATTCCATCCCCAAGGAGGGCACGCTGATCAACTTCGACACCATGGCCGTGCCGAAGGATGCGCCGCATCCGGAAAACGCGCTCGCCTGGATCGACTTCAACATGCGCCCGGACATCGCCGCGGCCAATTCCAGCTATGTCTCCTACGCCAACCCGATCCCGGAATCGCTGCCGCTGATGGACCAGGCGGTGGCGAAGGACCCCGGCGTCTTCCCGCCGGATGACGTGAAGGCCAAGCTCTTCGTGGTGGAATCGAGCGATGCGAAGCTGCTGCGCCTGCAGAACCGCATGTGGACGCGCATCGTCTCCGGACAATAG
- a CDS encoding response regulator transcription factor, with protein sequence MRPDLTFEQLRHWSSGITAAVSATLPEEISAHFTAGARHLVASDQVYIGLYLRDSASITIYERDPDHWNRNYDTRKYRQDPFFRLFAGTRQDFLLPLSALDKGDFHTSAYYRDFYEPSGSFDEITGVFNFDRNAAGFVTYLRRRGARPFGTEDLAVAEATADATRLVLERLWRQWRPPGESRLSLAGLSPRERQIALLLIDGGCAKTISRDLAIAPGTVRNHIKTVYRKLGLHSQVELMAAVRENGTAPHPAAATFSP encoded by the coding sequence ATGCGACCCGACCTCACCTTCGAGCAGCTCCGGCACTGGAGCAGCGGCATCACCGCTGCGGTCAGCGCCACCTTGCCCGAGGAGATCTCGGCCCATTTCACGGCCGGCGCGCGCCATCTCGTCGCCTCCGACCAAGTCTATATCGGTCTCTACCTGCGCGACAGCGCCTCGATCACCATCTACGAGCGCGATCCCGACCACTGGAACCGCAACTACGATACCCGCAAGTACCGGCAGGACCCGTTCTTCCGCCTCTTCGCCGGCACGCGGCAGGATTTCCTGCTGCCGCTCTCCGCGCTCGACAAGGGCGATTTCCACACCAGCGCCTATTACCGCGACTTCTACGAGCCCTCCGGCAGCTTCGACGAGATCACCGGCGTCTTCAACTTCGACCGCAACGCCGCCGGCTTCGTCACGTATCTGCGCCGCCGCGGCGCCCGCCCCTTCGGCACCGAGGATCTCGCGGTCGCCGAGGCGACGGCCGACGCCACCCGCCTCGTGCTCGAACGGCTCTGGCGGCAATGGCGCCCGCCCGGCGAAAGCCGCCTGTCGCTTGCCGGCCTCAGCCCGCGCGAGCGCCAGATCGCCCTCCTCCTCATCGACGGCGGCTGCGCCAAGACGATCTCGCGCGACCTCGCCATCGCCCCGGGCACCGTGCGCAACCACATCAAGACCGTCTACCGCAAGCTCGGCCTCCACTCCCAGGTCGAGCTGATGGCCGCCGTGCGGGAGAACGGGACGGCCCCTCATCCGGCTGCCGCCACCTTCTCCCCGTAA
- the aguB gene encoding N-carbamoylputrescine amidase, with the protein MRNVTVAATQMACIWDEKANIERAEGLVRQAKEKGADLVLIQELFAAPYFCQDQIHEFFALAHPFEGNPLIAHFARLAAELGVVLPLSYFERAGQSYFNSLAVIDADGRVLGNYRKSHLPDGPGYMEKFYFSPGDTGFKVWDTRAGRIGVGICWDQWFPEAARSMALQGAEILLYPTAIGSEPHDASLDSSAHWQRVMQGHAGANLMPLVASNRIGTEEGRNGTSITFYGSSFIADPTGAKVAEADRTTETVLTATFDLDAIAHQRRSWGVFRDRRPDLYGRLATLDGSLPA; encoded by the coding sequence ATGCGCAATGTCACGGTGGCCGCCACGCAGATGGCCTGCATCTGGGACGAGAAGGCCAATATCGAGCGGGCCGAAGGGCTCGTCCGGCAGGCGAAGGAGAAGGGGGCGGACCTGGTGCTGATCCAGGAACTCTTCGCCGCGCCCTATTTCTGCCAGGACCAGATCCACGAATTCTTCGCGCTTGCCCATCCCTTCGAGGGCAATCCGCTGATCGCGCATTTTGCAAGGCTCGCCGCCGAGCTCGGCGTCGTGCTGCCGCTCAGCTATTTCGAGCGCGCCGGCCAGTCCTATTTCAACAGCCTCGCGGTGATCGACGCGGACGGCCGGGTGCTCGGCAATTACCGCAAGAGCCACCTGCCGGACGGGCCGGGCTATATGGAGAAGTTCTATTTCTCGCCCGGCGACACCGGTTTCAAGGTGTGGGACACGCGGGCCGGCCGCATCGGCGTCGGCATCTGCTGGGACCAGTGGTTCCCGGAGGCGGCGCGCTCCATGGCGCTGCAGGGCGCTGAAATCCTGCTCTATCCGACCGCCATCGGCTCCGAGCCGCACGATGCGAGCCTCGATTCCAGCGCGCATTGGCAGCGGGTGATGCAGGGCCATGCCGGGGCGAATCTCATGCCGCTGGTTGCTTCCAACCGCATCGGCACGGAAGAGGGTCGCAACGGCACGAGCATCACCTTCTACGGCTCGTCCTTCATCGCCGATCCCACCGGCGCCAAGGTGGCCGAGGCCGACCGGACGACGGAGACGGTGCTGACCGCCACCTTCGACCTCGACGCCATCGCCCACCAGCGCCGCTCCTGGGGCGTCTTCCGCGACCGTCGCCCGGACCTCTACGGCCGCCTTGCGACGCTCGACGGCAGCCTGCCGGCCTGA